In Magnolia sinica isolate HGM2019 chromosome 12, MsV1, whole genome shotgun sequence, a single genomic region encodes these proteins:
- the LOC131221894 gene encoding F-box/FBD/LRR-repeat protein At1g13570-like isoform X2: MEKSNDRISELPDDMLHSILFKMPMKFIIRTSILSRRWRNLWKPIWAYATALDLGAEFATGQTPEEFVATVNRYLQLHKGKEIQIFRLPYIPCNPSDAEKWVEFAIAKGVKELHIDFCKPFKESKLCKLPNSLLSCDFLTELKLSRCDFSPLLDFKGCPYLKTLHLSHVTVTDALFERMLSNCPLLEQLSLRFCLELTHIKVSAPDLPLKTLIVVECLDAVEIEIFAPNLQSFRFYGDFIPMYFENISSLVDVLIDGICREDHDLGKDCIGVLHHLEHVKTMTLFSGSLEYVGLVEEYTPEDLPLAFHNLQELQLLMECFRPMTTPLKVTTNSRNL; this comes from the exons ATGGAGAAAAGCAATGACAGAATCAGCGAACTACCTGATGACATGCTTCATTCCATCCTTTTCAAGATGCCGATGAAATTCATCATAAGAACAAGCATTCTCTCAAGGAGATGGAGAAACTTGTGGAAACCCATTTGGGCTTATGCCACTGCTCTCGATTTGGGTGCTGAATTCGCGACTGGCCAAACTCCAGAAGAATTCGTGGCTACTGTTAACCGATATCTACAACTCCACAAAGGCAAGGAGATCCAGATTTTTCGGCTCCCATACATTCCATGCAATCCGTCAGATGCTGAGAAATGGGTTGAATTCGCAATAGCAAAAGGAGTTAAGGAGCTTCACATCGACTTCTGTAAACCGTTTAAGGAAAGTAAGCTTTGTAAATTGCCAAACTCCCTCCTTAGTTGTGATTTTTTAACAGAATTAAAATTGAGTCGCTGTGATTTCAGCCCacttttggatttcaaaggttGCCCCTACCTCAAAACTCTCCACCTAAGCCATGTTACAGTTACAGATGCCCTGTTTGAAAGAATGCTTTCAAATTGCCCCCTTCTAGAGCAATTGAGTTTAAGGTTTTGTCTTGAGCTGACTCATATCAAGGTTTCCGCACCGGATCTTCCACTTAAGACCTTGATAGTTGTTGAATGTTTGGATGCCGTTGAGATTGAGATTTTTGCTCCGAACCTCCAATCATTCCGtttttatggtgattttattCCTATGTATTTCGAGAACATTTCGAGTTTGGTGGATGTCCTTATCGATGGCATATGTAGAGAGGATCACGATCTTGGGAAAGATTGTATTGGTGTTTTGCACCATCTTGAACATGTTAAGACTATGACATTGTTTAGTGGCTCGCTTGAG TATGTAGGTTTAGTAGAGGAATATACACCCGAAGATTTGCCTCTTGCATTCCACAATTTGCAAGAATTGCAGCTATTGATGGAATG TTTCCGGCCAATGACGACCCCTCTCAAAGTGACTACCAATTCGAGGAACTTATAG
- the LOC131221894 gene encoding F-box/FBD/LRR-repeat protein At1g13570-like isoform X1, which produces MEKSNDRISELPDDMLHSILFKMPMKFIIRTSILSRRWRNLWKPIWAYATALDLGAEFATGQTPEEFVATVNRYLQLHKGKEIQIFRLPYIPCNPSDAEKWVEFAIAKGVKELHIDFCKPFKESKLCKLPNSLLSCDFLTELKLSRCDFSPLLDFKGCPYLKTLHLSHVTVTDALFERMLSNCPLLEQLSLRFCLELTHIKVSAPDLPLKTLIVVECLDAVEIEIFAPNLQSFRFYGDFIPMYFENISSLVDVLIDGICREDHDLGKDCIGVLHHLEHVKTMTLFSGSLEYVGLVEEYTPEDLPLAFHNLQELQLLMEWYDRSYLPCVYSFFENCLCPCLMMLFIYFPANDDPSQSDYQFEELIAEDTPDIVFDNLKAIKMNGFTGLKDEMQLVKFFLENAIGLEYLVLVAPEKAASDVKKDSVSECISDHAYSCFLNKHILILSESADAPMELLCEQLFILVKASSSDAQVLICEYSDYNGVLFPTHRGVALYPYSIFY; this is translated from the exons ATGGAGAAAAGCAATGACAGAATCAGCGAACTACCTGATGACATGCTTCATTCCATCCTTTTCAAGATGCCGATGAAATTCATCATAAGAACAAGCATTCTCTCAAGGAGATGGAGAAACTTGTGGAAACCCATTTGGGCTTATGCCACTGCTCTCGATTTGGGTGCTGAATTCGCGACTGGCCAAACTCCAGAAGAATTCGTGGCTACTGTTAACCGATATCTACAACTCCACAAAGGCAAGGAGATCCAGATTTTTCGGCTCCCATACATTCCATGCAATCCGTCAGATGCTGAGAAATGGGTTGAATTCGCAATAGCAAAAGGAGTTAAGGAGCTTCACATCGACTTCTGTAAACCGTTTAAGGAAAGTAAGCTTTGTAAATTGCCAAACTCCCTCCTTAGTTGTGATTTTTTAACAGAATTAAAATTGAGTCGCTGTGATTTCAGCCCacttttggatttcaaaggttGCCCCTACCTCAAAACTCTCCACCTAAGCCATGTTACAGTTACAGATGCCCTGTTTGAAAGAATGCTTTCAAATTGCCCCCTTCTAGAGCAATTGAGTTTAAGGTTTTGTCTTGAGCTGACTCATATCAAGGTTTCCGCACCGGATCTTCCACTTAAGACCTTGATAGTTGTTGAATGTTTGGATGCCGTTGAGATTGAGATTTTTGCTCCGAACCTCCAATCATTCCGtttttatggtgattttattCCTATGTATTTCGAGAACATTTCGAGTTTGGTGGATGTCCTTATCGATGGCATATGTAGAGAGGATCACGATCTTGGGAAAGATTGTATTGGTGTTTTGCACCATCTTGAACATGTTAAGACTATGACATTGTTTAGTGGCTCGCTTGAG TATGTAGGTTTAGTAGAGGAATATACACCCGAAGATTTGCCTCTTGCATTCCACAATTTGCAAGAATTGCAGCTATTGATGGAATGGTATGATCGTAGCTATCTGCCCTGCGTCTATAGTTTCTTCGAAAACTGTCTATGCCCTTGTCTAATGATGCTTTTCATTTAT TTTCCGGCCAATGACGACCCCTCTCAAAGTGACTACCAATTCGAGGAACTTATAGCAGAGGACACTCCGGACATTGTGTTTGATAATCTGAAGGCGATAAAAATGAATGGCTTTACAGGACTCAAGGATGAAATGCAGTTGGTGAAATTTTTCTTAGAGAATGCTATTGGACTAGAGTATTTGGTTTTGGTAGCTCCTGAGAAAGCTGCCAGTGACGTGAAGAAGGATTCTGTATCGGAGTGTATATCTGACCATGCATATTCTTGTTTTCTTAACAAGCATATATTGATATTGTCTGAATCCGCCGACGCGCCAATGGAACTTCTTTGTGAACAACTATTTATCTTAGTAAAGGCATCATCATCAGATGCTCAGGTATTAATATGTGAATATTCGGACTACAATGGTGTTTTATTCCCCACACATAGAGGGGTAGCTTTGTATCCATATAGTATATTTTATTAG